TGCATTCTTGGCTCAGAATTCGCCTGAACTTTGATGATGATGGGCCGTGACATACTCTTGCTACTGGACACTTCTGGCTGGGCAGGAAGTTCTGGCTTTTGGGATGCAGATTTATGCAAGCTGTGTTTTGAATCTTTCTTTTTAGGAGGAGACGGCAGAATTTCCTCAGCACTAGTAGACGTTCTAGCAATGTCACTGTGCCTTTTCCTGTGCAACCTCTTGGATGAAGAAGGTTGGCTTGGTGAAAGAGAAACATCACTGGTTGAATAAATTGTATGCACAATGCTTTTAGAAGAATCTGAGGAGGCAGGTGAACTTGAAACAGGCACAGGTGTACTTGTAGCTGCAATAGCAGATGACACTAGCTGTGGACTGGAACCAGCAAGTGGCACAGAGGTCTGAACAGATGTTAAGGACACAGGGGCTGGCACAGCAACAGGAGCTGCCAGAACAGGGACAGGAATTGGAGCTTCAGCAGCAACTGATGATACAGGTGTAGTAAGGGAGGCAGGAGCTGACAATGACAATGGCGAAGTAATGGGAATCCCAGCAGAAACAATGGACCCAATGGGAGCAAGAACACAAGATGCTTGGCTGTCTGCACCAAGGGCAGATGTAATGGCTGGACTAGGTGCAGGTACAGGTGCCAGAGGTGGTGGCACAGATGGTAAAAATGGAGAGCTGCTGACTTCACTCTCACAAGCCACTTCAAGGGCTCCAATGTCTTCAACAGGCACCTCAGATAAATCATCTTGCAATGAAGCTACCAGTGAAGTCTGCATTGGGATAGTGAACACAGGATCCAGGTCGTTCTTGCCTTCAGCTGGTGCTGCGCTGATGACATCTGGAGCTTGCTCAGGCTCAAGAGCATCTTCACTAGGCACTTCAACTTCCTGTGCTACCTCTACTTCAATACAACTTCCGAGGTTCAGCTGTTCCATGAACTTTTCATATTCAGAAGTCAAGTCCTTGTCAGCCCCAAGTGGTGTCATCTGACTGGTTGCCATGCACACTAATTCCTCTGGCAAAGCAGTCGTGCTTGGGCTGGCAGCAACAGCTACATCTTCCTTTGGCTCTTCTGCTTTCATGATGGTTCCCGCTTGGGGTTCGCGATTCTCAGCTACAGTTTTTATGGCTCTTTCCACCTGTAGTTCACGATTCTCAGCTACGGTTTTCGTGCATCTTTCTGCCTGTAGTTCACTTTTCTCAGCCACGGTTTTCATTGCTCTTTCCGCCTGTCGTTCACTTTTCTCAGCTACGGTTTTCGTGGCTCTTTCCACCTGTCGTTCACTTTTCTCTGCTATGGTTTTCATAGCTCCTTTCGCCTGTCGTTCACTTTTCTCAGCTACGGTTTTCGTGGCTCTTTCCACCTGTCGTTCAGTTTTCTCAGCTACAGCTTTCATAGCTCTTTCCGCCAGTCGTTCACTTTTCTCAGCTACGGTTTTCATGGCTCTTTCCGCCTGCCGTTCACTTTTCTCAGCTACAGTTTTCATGGCTCTTTCCACCTGTCGTTCACTTTTCTCAGCTGCAGTTTTCATGGCTCTTTCCGCCTGTCGTTCACTTTTCTCAGCTACGGTTTTCATGGCTCTTTCCACCTGTCGTTCACTTTTCTCAGCTGCAGTTTTCAGTGGCTCTTTCCGCCTGTCGTTCACTTTTCTCTGCTACAGGTTTCGTGGCTCTTTCTGCCTGTAGTTCACTTTTCTCATCTGCAGTTTTCGTGGCTATTTCCGCCTGTAGTTCACTTTTCTCAGCTATGGTTTTCATGGCTCTTTCCGCCTGCCGTTCACTTTTCTCAGCTACGGTTTTCATGGCTCTTTCCACCTGTCGGTCACTTTTCTCAGCTGCAGTTTTCGTGGCTCTTTCTGCCTGTAGTTCACTTTTCTCAGCTGCAATTTTCATGGCTCTTTCCGCCTGTAGTTCACTTTTCTCAGCTATGGTTTTCGTAGCTCTTTCTGCTTGTAGTTTGCTTTTCTCAGCTACGGTTTTCTTGACTCTTTCCGCCTGTCGTTCACTTTTCTCAGCTACGGTTTTCGTGGCTCTTTCCACCTGTTGTTCGCTTTTCTCAGCTACAGTTTTCATGGCTCTTTCCGCCTGTCGTTCACTTTTCTCAGCTACGGTTTTCATGGCTCTTTCCGTCTGCAGTTCACTTTTCTCAACTACACTTTCCACAGTTTCTACATGAGCGTTTTCAATGTCCGCTATGATCTCGTTTGTGATACGTGAACTGTACTCCAAGAAACGAGTTTCTTCCAGAGAAGTCTCAGTATTTGAAAGTAGGTCGACCATATCGTCAGAAACATCCATAGCATTAGGTGAGGGCACGTTCTCTTCTTTCTCTATCTCCGGCAGCCTGACCTCTTCCTGACTGGAGCGTAAAACTTTATCCTCCATAAAACATTTTCTTGGACGAGTTGGTTCATTACTGACTTGTTTTTTCGTGCTACTGTTTTTTCCTTCATCCTCCCATTTATGTTCCTTAGCAGCTTCTTTTTCTGCACTTTCTACTGTCGTTTCAGGTTCAGCTGTCAATTGCATTTTGTCTTGCAATGATTCTCTCTTTACTGGTACAGCAAGTGGTGATTTTGATGGCACCTCCGTGTTCACTTCTGGTGGTTCACGCTCTGGGGTTCTTGGCACAGTACCTTTTGAGTGGTGTGTTGCACCAAGAGCTTCTGAACTGGCTAGCGTGGTTTCAACACTGCACTGTTTGGCTGCGTCCAACTCTGTGTTTGCCCACTGATCGCTGATTGCCATTTCTTCAGGCACATCCTCCTGATCAGCCTTGGAGTGACTTATTTCATTTTCAGAGTCCAGATCCTTTGCTGGCACTTCTGGACTGTCCATGTTATCGTACAGGCACTGCAAAGCCTGAAGTCCTGACATTGCATTGAGGTCGGGAGATACAAGGTCAGTGACATCTGATTCCTTTACTGCTTCCCTAGAAGGTGACGTTACTTTCTTTCTATCTGGAGCATCCAGCGGTACTTCCTTTTTCGACTTGTGTACTCTACTACGGCCGTCCTTTTTTGCAGAATCTTTTGGCACTTCGCgaatgtctttcttttcttctttttcctcagAATTACTAGCTACAGAAGTCCTTTTCTCCTTCTTTACATATGCTACACTGATCTTGCCATAAATAGGGTTGCAGCCATATGAAATAAATGGTTTGCTGTTAGTATATCTAATAAGAGCCATAGGCCagctgatttctttctttcgatCAGCTGTTTTCACTTTGATGCAGTCGCTGCCTTCTTTCCGTGCTTTTTCTAATGCTTCACCTTTAAGTCTCTCCCTCTCTTTTGGGTCCAAAATGGCCTCTTCCTTAGCTTTTTTTGCTCCTTCTTGGTCTTCCTtttttgttctttcctttttggtCTTCTCCTGCTTTGTAACAGACCTTCTATGCTCTGCAGTAGTGGTATTGGACTTAGGCAATCGATGACTGGTTCCTCTGCTATCAACCTTGTTTGCTCTTGGTGCATCCTGCTCGGAGGCTCTTTTCTTACATGCAGGCTCATTACTTGGAGATGGCTCACTCTTCCTTTTATGCTCCTTACTTCTCTTGCTGTCAAGTTTGTCGGTTGCTTTGTCATCACTCGTAGGCCAGCGACTGCTTGATGGGCAGTCCTTCTTGTCTTTTTTTGTATCACTGTGCTCAGTGCTATCTCGGCGCTCAGTACTGACAGGGCACTCAATGTGGTGCTCTGCACTGCTACGGCGCTCGGCAATGGCATTGCAGGGACTCTTGCTTGAAGGCATCTCAACAGTTTTTTTGGTTGAAGGTTCACAAGTTCCCTTGGCTGGGCCACTTGTAATAACTTTAGTAGCAACAAAATCAAGCTTCTTGGCTTCATTATCATCAACTTTATTTTTATGTGAACATTTAGAATGCTCTGTAGTCTTGCTGGGTGCATCTGCAGCACCAATACGTGCTTCATCCACATCAGATGTGTTTTTTTCAATTTTCAAATGTTGATCTTTGAGTTCACAGGGGACATCAGCGACATTCTTTGAGGACAGTTCTTCTAAACCTTTAACACTGCAGCTCTGTTGCAGCTTATCcgaagcttgcttgcttgtttgtgcATCATATGCAGGTTCAATTGGCTCAAGGTGAAAGGTCGTTAGCACATTCAAATCTTTGTCAGCTTTTGCTGCCTCCTTCACGATAACTTGCTCGGTGGGACCTCTTGAAGCACTAATTTCCTTGACAAGCTCCTGTGGTGGTTTTGAGTCTTCAGCTGTGCGTGCGGCATGTGACACACTCCCAATGTGGAATGTACTGCCTGAATGCTCCGAGGTCTGGGTTGTTTGCTTGCCTATGGTCAGTATGCTATCAATGCCAGCAGTCTGTGTGAGCATGGTGGCACATGCTTGCACAGTCTTGGCAGTCTGTGCCTTCTTCGCCATTCTAGCCATTTTTTCCTTAAGCATCTTGGACTTCAGCTTCAGtttcttcctctttttcttcAGTTTCTGAGGGCActccgaagaagaagaagaggatgaAGATGATGAGCTGCTAGAGCTGCTTGAACTAGAGCTGGAAGAAGACGAGCTGCTGGAACTCTCAGAGTCTGAGCCACTGCCTGAACTGCTTGAGCTACCACTCGTGCCTGAACTGCTGCTACGTGATGAACttgaagatgatgatgaggaggaggacgatgacgatgatgagcTCGAACTAGATGCTTTAGGCCTcctctttcgtttctttttcttcttttcctgtgGCTTGTCTTTTGCGGTCTTCCGCTTCTCCTTAGCTGCCTTGGCAGTTTTCTCCTTGACAGGGGCTATGAGGTCCATGGTTGATAACTCTGTGCTTTCAGGCTTTGGCTTCTTCAGTTTACTTGCTTTGCTAGTCTTTCTGTTATTTCCTGAAACTTCTGCCTTGCTTTCCGAGTTCTGTCTCTGCACTGTCACAAGGGCGCTTTTCTTGGTAGCTTCTATTTCCTCTAAGAACTTCTGCTGTGCCTTAATGGGATCATCACAACTTCCAGAGTCATCACTAGCTTCCTTAAGCTTCTCAGTTTGACTTTCAAGTTGTTTCTGACCAACTGCTTCGGTGTCTTCATGAGTTTTCTGTGCTTCTTCAGGCAACAGTTTGTCAATGCATATCTGTGATGGGGAATCAGACTTCGGCATCTGGCAAAGTTTGCTCTGACTGTCACTTTCATCCAACTTGACAGAGCAGGTTGCTAAAAAGATGTGTTGCTCAGCAATGTCGTCACCACGAGTCTCAATCTTGTCATCACAAAGTGACACCTTCTCAGTCAACACTGTTGAAAGCTTACATGGTGAATGCTGAAACATGTCTGCACTATCACAACTGTCTGCTTCTCCAAGAGTGTCGAGCGGGCTGTCCTCGCACATTAGGTTTAACACTGGCTCATTTTTTTCTACGCATGCACCTGCTTCATCAGGTTTTTTATGGCATACAGTTTGCGAAGTGCTCAAATCGGAAGCTTGCTTTTTGTCTTGCTTGCAAGTGGTTTCTGGCGAACGTCTGGGCCCTCTAGCAGCCTTCTCTTCTTCTTCATCCTGTTGATCACCAGTAGATTCCTCCTCACCATTCACTGCTTCTGTAGTGCCATCATCCTGAGGTGCTTCTGGACTCGAAGCCTGTGGCTCTGCACTTGCTGTTTCCATCCGTACTGTGTCCTCCTTCTTATGGTCGTTAGTAGTGGCAtgcttttctttgcttttctTGTCATCTGCCGACTTCTCCTTTTTCTTCTGGCTGTCAGCATTGCTTCTTGCACGGCCCTTTGAGTAACTTACTCGCTCCCTGCTCGGTGACCGCTGTTTGGCTTCCTTCCCACCCTTATGAGTGGCTCTGTCTTTGCCTCTATCCTTGGACTTGCTCCTCCGCCGCTCCCTCGACCTGCTCCTTCTTGTGTCCTTGGCATGGCTTGCCTTTTTGTCTCTAGAGCGACTTCGCTTTCCATCCTTGGACCTGCTCCTCTTTTTATCTCGTGGGGAACGGCTGCGGTGGCGCTCTCGTGATCGCCCCCTTCGTCGATCCCTGGATCTACTTCTCCTTCGCTCCCTTGAGTGGCTTCGTTTCTTGTCTTTTGAACGACTCCTTTTACGTTCACGGGAACGACTTTTCCTGTCTCTGGAGTGCTTAACGCTGCGAGGACTTCTGCCGCGATCCTTCTTTTCTGTTTTGGCACCACTAGTTGCACTCTCTTTCTTCTTGCTGCCATTTCGAGATGAGACATCGAGAGACTCTGTCTTGCTTTTGGCAGACCCTTCACTCTTGTCACTAACTTTAGAAGGCTGCTGCTTTTTCTTCGCATCTCCACGACTTTCTTCAGAATATGCTTTACTGCCTGTGACATCAACTGGTTTCTTGGTTCCATCCTGTGactcatttttaatttttttctctggAACTCCTTCCACTGCATCATCAGGAAGCTTGAGCTCAAACTTATCACTCTTCAAAAACTTCACAAATTCGAACTTTGGCTTCACCTTAAACCTCTTGGGAGGGGCCACAAAGTAAAAGTTACTGTCTTCCTGCTGCTCAGGTTCGGTGGATGGCTTCTCGTTTTTCTCAGGTTCTTCGGCGCTTTTACTCTCAGCAGCACCCGCCTGTGCCTCTTCACTTGTTGTAGCTGCAGCAGTCACTTCTGGGCCTTCCTCATCAGGCTGGTCATCGTCTTCCTTGAACAGCGCACTTGAAATGGGGGCCACTTTTCCAATGTTTTTCCGAGCAAAGCTGAATGACAAGGCACCCTTGACTGGCTTTGTGACTGTAGTAGCTGCCCTCTTCACTTCGAGGGCTTTCTGCAGGGGCTGGTTTGAAGTCAAAGAGAATGCGATGAGTCGCTTCTTTGCCAACGCTTTGCCAATGAGCAGCTTAGACTTGGACTCCTCGATGAGGGGTGGCTCTGTTGCAGGCAAGAGAACCTCCGTAGGTGGGGTAGGTGGGGTAGGAGGTGGAGGCACCTCGGACACCAAGGGCTGTGGCAGCTCGGACACTGAAGGCTGTGGCAAGTCGGGCACCGTAGGTTGTGGCAACTCAGGCAGAGCAGGCTCTGGAAGAGCAGGTGTGGGCTCTTCTGGCGAGTACTTCTCTTGACCAGGGTCTAAGATGGTAAGACCTAAAAATGGAGGTGGGGGTGGGGGAGGTGGAATGTCGGTGGGAAGGGGAATCTCACTAGGCAGTGGTGGCAGTTCGAATATGTTAGAATCGGCAAAGAATGTTGTTTGCGGGAtgtttgcttcttcttcttgttcgtCTTCTGGCACACTTCCTGGTGGACTCTGAGCTTGGCTGTCAAGGTCTTGTTCCTTTTTCGCATTGATTTCATCGTCACTTGAATTGGCATTGCTGGAGTCCTGCTGGCTTTCGTCGGCATCCTGCTGGCTTTCATCGGCATCCTGCTGGCTTTCATCTGCTTCCTGCTGGTTTTCATCTGCTTCCTGCTGGTTTTCATCGGCTTCCTGCTGACTTTCATTAATGTCTTGCTGGCATTCATCAATGTCTTGCTGGCATTCATCGATGTCTTGCTGGCATTCATTAGTGTCCTGCTGGTATTCGTCACTGTCATAGAAAGTGGGAGACTGTGATGATGCTTGTGGCTTTGTTTCATCAACGTAGTCCACCTGCTGGAAACGTCCTCTAAACTTTTCTCCAGTTCCCATTTCGGTGGGTCCCCTATAGCAAGGAAACAGCAATcattttttttagagagagagtCAGCACAACAGCATGATAAAAAATAAACATGAAGGGCTAATTCTTTAGTTTAGGAATGAGTAAACTTGGGCATGTATTTATTTGAACACTCAACTGATGGTTAATAAATAAAGCAAACACAGTGAAACATTTGTAAATATGCAGGCCTTGCAATTATAGACCAGGCCCCATCATAGGGGGCGGACAGGACTCTCACATGAGAGAGACAGCACGTCTTCCTGGAGTTTA
This Dermacentor silvarum isolate Dsil-2018 chromosome 6, BIME_Dsil_1.4, whole genome shotgun sequence DNA region includes the following protein-coding sequences:
- the LOC119456799 gene encoding serine-rich adhesin for platelets-like isoform X30, yielding MAERFSRFHEVRDYQGKGVDVYDDNLIELEQSSLAEPITQDNLGYQLLLRHGWKSGQGLGKNEQGRTDPLPIILKEDIMGFGRMEMEMDYAEETTEKRRTLEIEKEETEELKLKYKAVQEKEKVVQEALATLKANFYCDLCDKQYTKHQEFDNHINSYDHAHKQRLKELKQREFGRNVLSKVKREDKGREKEQRRLQHLAELRAHVAVMRGPTEMGTGEKFRGRFQQVDYVDETKPQASSQSPTFYDSDEYQQDTNECQQDIDECQQDIDECQQDINESQQEADENQQEADENQQEADESQQDADESQQDADESQQDSSNANSSDDEINAKKEQDLDSQAQSPPGSVPEDEQEEEANIPQTTFFADSNIFELPPLPSEIPLPTDIPPPPPPPPFLGLTILDPGQEKYSPEEPTPALPEPALPELPQPTVPDLPQPSVSELPQPLVSEVPPPPTPPTPPTEVLLPATEPPLIEESKSKLLIGKALAKKRLIAFSLTSNQPLQKALEVKRAATTVTKPVKGALSFSFARKNIGKVAPISSALFKEDDDQPDEEGPEVTAAATTSEEAQAGAAESKSAEEPEKNEKPSTEPEQQEDSNFYFVAPPKRFKVKPKFEFVKFLKSDKFELKLPDDAVEGVPEKKIKNESQDGTKKPVDVTGSKAYSEESRGDAKKKQQPSKVSDKSEGSAKSKTESLDVSSRNGSKKKESATSGAKTEKKDRGRSPRSVKHSRDRKSRSRERKRSRSKDKKRSHSRERRRSRSRDRRRGRSRERHRSRSPRDKKRSRSKDGKRSRSRDKKASHAKDTRRSRSRERRRSKSKDRGKDRATHKGGKEAKQRSPSRERVSYSKGRARSNADSQKKKEKSADDKKSKEKHATTNDHKKEDTVRMETASAEPQASSPEAPQDDGTTEAVNGEEESTGDQQDEEEEKAARGPRRSPETTCKQDKKQASDLSTSQTVCHKKPDEAGACVEKNEPVLNLMCEDSPLDTLGEADSCDSADMFQHSPCKLSTVLTEKVSLCDDKIETRGDDIAEQHIFLATCSVKLDESDSQSKLCQMPKSDSPSQICIDKLLPEEAQKTHEDTEAVGQKQLESQTEKLKEASDDSGSCDDPIKAQQKFLEEIEATKKSALVTVQRQNSESKAEVSGNNRKTSKASKLKKPKPESTELSTMDLIAPVKEKTAKAAKEKRKTAKDKPQEKKKKKRKRRPKASSSSSSSSSSSSSSSSSSSSRSSSSGTSGSSSSSGSGSDSESSSSSSSSSSSSSSSSSSSSSSSSSSSECPQKLKKKRKKLKLKSKMLKEKMARMAKKAQTAKTVQACATMLTQTAGIDSILTIGKQTTQTSEHSGSTFHIGSVSHAARTAEDSKPPQELVKEISASRGPTEQVIVKEAAKADKDLNVLTTFHLEPIEPAYDAQTSKQASDKLQQSCSVKGLEELSSKNVADVPCELKDQHLKIEKNTSDVDEARIGAADAPSKTTEHSKCSHKNKVDDNEAKKLDFVATKVITSGPAKGTCEPSTKKTVEMPSSKSPCNAIAERRSSAEHHIECPVSTERRDSTEHSDTKKDKKDCPSSSRWPTSDDKATDKLDSKRSKEHKRKSEPSPSNEPACKKRASEQDAPRANKVDSRGTSHRLPKSNTTTAEHRRSVTKQEKTKKERTKKEDQEGAKKAKEEAILDPKERERLKGEALEKARKEGSDCIKVKTADRKKEISWPMALIRYTNSKPFISYGCNPIYGKISVAYVKKEKRTSVASNSEEKEEKKDIREVPKDSAKKDGRSRVHKSKKEVPLDAPDRKKVTSPSREAVKESDVTDLVSPDLNAMSGLQALQCLYDNMDSPEVPAKDLDSENEISHSKADQEDVPEEMAISDQWANTELDAAKQCSVETTLASSEALGATHHSKGTVPRTPEREPPEVNTEVPSKSPLAVPVKRESLQDKMQLTAEPETTVESAEKEAAKEHKWEDEGKNSSTKKQVSNEPTRPRKCFMEDKVLRSSQEEVRLPEIEKEENVPSPNAMDVSDDMVDLLSNTETSLEETRFLEYSSRITNEIIADIENAHVETVESVVEKSELQTERAMKTVAEKSERQAERAMKTVAEKSEQQVERAMKTVAEKSERQAERAMKTAAEKSERQAERAMKTVAEKSERLAERAMKAVAEKTERQVERATKTVAEKSERQAKGAMKTIAEKSERQVERATKTVAEKSERQAERAMKTVAEKSELQAERCTKTVAENRELQVERAIKTVAENREPQAGTIMKAEEPKEDVAVAASPSTTALPEELVCMATSQMTPLGADKDLTSEYEKFMEQLNLGSCIEVEVAQEVEVPSEDALEPEQAPDVISAAPAEGKNDLDPVFTIPMQTSLVASLQDDLSEVPVEDIGALEVACESEVSSSPFLPSVPPPLAPVPAPSPAITSALGADSQASCVLAPIGSIVSAGIPITSPLSLSAPASLTTPVSSVAAEAPIPVPVLAAPVAVPAPVSLTSVQTSVPLAGSSPQLVSSAIAATSTPVPVSSSPASSDSSKSIVHTIYSTSDVSLSPSQPSSSKRLHRKRHSDIARTSTSAEEILPSPPKKKDSKHSLHKSASQKPELPAQPEVSSSKSMSRPIIIKVQANSEPRMQSAAPQISQAENVDGLECLPAEQSAPEVCAEVEVGSDVCTEEQVKFASSDDMFVTIVDTEDICLAAVEEVACSSSDDLGSGLAVPAEQPEEKESSPPPPPPPPRYLRLKPRKGSSSSVSSSSSVEEVPPPPPPPPRPPVRCLVLPPPPAGILLPAGRGTLSNEPKKSVTFADGIPPGKEPPSSGGAPSPPPPPPPPPRERKHRTKVKVIIPSSVADSLPPPPPPPKRPPPPPAATAPALATASAAASAVAAAVASAAAPTPPVAVETVAAAYPQYQVHLPQQTYPAAGYTVPYSSYPAAGYAYTATTHLGQTVAYTYAPGQAAHQAMPMQQVQQVPPQQHLYANATAASYVYHPHQIVQAGPAVMQPQQLQQAHLPPPPPPPVGQLPPRPPT
- the LOC119456799 gene encoding serine-rich adhesin for platelets-like isoform X25, with protein sequence MAERFSRFHEVRDYQGKGVDVYDDNLIELEQSSLAEPITQDNLGYQLLLRHGWKSGQGLGKNEQGRTDPLPIILKEDIMGFGRMEMEMDYAEETTEKRRTLEIEKEETEELKLKYKAVQEKEKVVQEALATLKANFYCDLCDKQYTKHQEFDNHINSYDHAHKQRLKELKQREFGRNVLSKVKREDKGREKEQRRLQHLAELRAHVAVMRGPTEMGTGEKFRGRFQQVDYVDETKPQASSQSPTFYDSDEYQQDTNECQQDIDECQQDIDECQQDINESQQEADENQQEADENQQEADESQQDADESQQDADESQQDSSNANSSDDEINAKKEQDLDSQAQSPPGSVPEDEQEEEANIPQTTFFADSNIFELPPLPSEIPLPTDIPPPPPPPPFLGLTILDPGQEKYSPEEPTPALPEPALPELPQPTVPDLPQPSVSELPQPLVSEVPPPPTPPTPPTEVLLPATEPPLIEESKSKLLIGKALAKKRLIAFSLTSNQPLQKALEVKRAATTVTKPVKGALSFSFARKNIGKVAPISSALFKEDDDQPDEEGPEVTAAATTSEEAQAGAAESKSAEEPEKNEKPSTEPEQQEDSNFYFVAPPKRFKVKPKFEFVKFLKSDKFELKLPDDAVEGVPEKKIKNESQDGTKKPVDVTGSKAYSEESRGDAKKKQQPSKVSDKSEGSAKSKTESLDVSSRNGSKKKESATSGAKTEKKDRGRSPRSVKHSRDRKSRSRERKRSRSKDKKRSHSRERRRSRSRDRRRGRSRERHRSRSPRDKKRSRSKDGKRSRSRDKKASHAKDTRRSRSRERRRSKSKDRGKDRATHKGGKEAKQRSPSRERVSYSKGRARSNADSQKKKEKSADDKKSKEKHATTNDHKKEDTVRMETASAEPQASSPEAPQDDGTTEAVNGEEESTGDQQDEEEEKAARGPRRSPETTCKQDKKQASDLSTSQTVCHKKPDEAGACVEKNEPVLNLMCEDSPLDTLGEADSCDSADMFQHSPCKLSTVLTEKVSLCDDKIETRGDDIAEQHIFLATCSVKLDESDSQSKLCQMPKSDSPSQICIDKLLPEEAQKTHEDTEAVGQKQLESQTEKLKEASDDSGSCDDPIKAQQKFLEEIEATKKSALVTVQRQNSESKAEVSGNNRKTSKASKLKKPKPESTELSTMDLIAPVKEKTAKAAKEKRKTAKDKPQEKKKKKRKRRPKASSSSSSSSSSSSSSSSSSSSRSSSSGTSGSSSSSGSGSDSESSSSSSSSSSSSSSSSSSSSSSSSSSSECPQKLKKKRKKLKLKSKMLKEKMARMAKKAQTAKTVQACATMLTQTAGIDSILTIGKQTTQTSEHSGSTFHIGSVSHAARTAEDSKPPQELVKEISASRGPTEQVIVKEAAKADKDLNVLTTFHLEPIEPAYDAQTSKQASDKLQQSCSVKGLEELSSKNVADVPCELKDQHLKIEKNTSDVDEARIGAADAPSKTTEHSKCSHKNKVDDNEAKKLDFVATKVITSGPAKGTCEPSTKKTVEMPSSKSPCNAIAERRSSAEHHIECPVSTERRDSTEHSDTKKDKKDCPSSSRWPTSDDKATDKLDSKRSKEHKRKSEPSPSNEPACKKRASEQDAPRANKVDSRGTSHRLPKSNTTTAEHRRSVTKQEKTKKERTKKEDQEGAKKAKEEAILDPKERERLKGEALEKARKEGSDCIKVKTADRKKEISWPMALIRYTNSKPFISYGCNPIYGKISVAYVKKEKRTSVASNSEEKEEKKDIREVPKDSAKKDGRSRVHKSKKEVPLDAPDRKKVTSPSREAVKESDVTDLVSPDLNAMSGLQALQCLYDNMDSPEVPAKDLDSENEISHSKADQEDVPEEMAISDQWANTELDAAKQCSVETTLASSEALGATHHSKGTVPRTPEREPPEVNTEVPSKSPLAVPVKRESLQDKMQLTAEPETTVESAEKEAAKEHKWEDEGKNSSTKKQVSNEPTRPRKCFMEDKVLRSSQEEVRLPEIEKEENVPSPNAMDVSDDMVDLLSNTETSLEETRFLEYSSRITNEIIADIENAHVETVESVVEKSELQTERAMKTVAEKSERQAERAMKTVAEKSEQQAERATKTAAEKSDRQVERAMKTVAEKSERQVERAMKTVAEKSERQAERAMKTVAEKSERLAERAMKAVAEKTERQVERATKTVAEKSERQAKGAMKTIAEKSERQVERATKTVAEKSERQAERAMKTVAEKSELQAERCTKTVAENRELQVERAIKTVAENREPQAGTIMKAEEPKEDVAVAASPSTTALPEELVCMATSQMTPLGADKDLTSEYEKFMEQLNLGSCIEVEVAQEVEVPSEDALEPEQAPDVISAAPAEGKNDLDPVFTIPMQTSLVASLQDDLSEVPVEDIGALEVACESEVSSSPFLPSVPPPLAPVPAPSPAITSALGADSQASCVLAPIGSIVSAGIPITSPLSLSAPASLTTPVSSVAAEAPIPVPVLAAPVAVPAPVSLTSVQTSVPLAGSSPQLVSSAIAATSTPVPVSSSPASSDSSKSIVHTIYSTSDVSLSPSQPSSSKRLHRKRHSDIARTSTSAEEILPSPPKKKDSKHSLHKSASQKPELPAQPEVSSSKSMSRPIIIKVQANSEPRMQSAAPQISQAENVDGLECLPAEQSAPEVCAEVEVGSDVCTEEQVKFASSDDMFVTIVDTEDICLAAVEEVACSSSDDLGSGLAVPAEQPEEKESSPPPPPPPPRYLRLKPRKGSSSSVSSSSSVEEVPPPPPPPPRPPVRCLVLPPPPAGILLPAGRGTLSNEPKKSVTFADGIPPGKEPPSSGGAPSPPPPPPPPPRERKHRTKVKVIIPSSVADSLPPPPPPPKRPPPPPAATAPALATASAAASAVAAAVASAAAPTPPVAVETVAAAYPQYQVHLPQQTYPAAGYTVPYSSYPAAGYAYTATTHLGQTVAYTYAPGQAAHQAMPMQQVQQVPPQQHLYANATAASYVYHPHQIVQAGPAVMQPQQLQQAHLPPPPPPPVGQLPPRPPT